A part of Candidatus Alcyoniella australis genomic DNA contains:
- a CDS encoding DnaJ C-terminal domain-containing protein, with translation MSPSLQQLYQTLKIRPGATQAEIKSAYRRLARQLHPDLAGDDPRMRETFQKVQLAYDILYDPEKRVAFETSVEAARLNAEINRFARRAGTRVGQTIARFKRGRREAARRSSAGRDLLYRLEVELTDLAADSFHSLAVDRPGPCPDCDGRDETEDRECAHCQGTGRCVEREHLPVRVPGGTADGARLRICGKGERSTEPGDLVVEVRVKPDERFALSGLDVLSRQQILFTSALSGGTVQVQTIHGPQTIELPKAMASGKSFRLKGKGLPDLHGEADGDHVVELNYRVPRLTDEQIEQLLCWERQEEIR, from the coding sequence ATGAGTCCGTCGCTGCAGCAGCTTTATCAAACGCTCAAGATCCGGCCAGGCGCAACGCAAGCTGAAATCAAGAGTGCCTACCGCCGACTCGCCAGACAGCTGCACCCCGACCTGGCGGGAGACGATCCGCGCATGCGTGAGACGTTCCAGAAGGTCCAGCTTGCCTACGATATCCTCTACGACCCCGAGAAACGCGTCGCCTTCGAGACATCGGTGGAGGCCGCGCGACTCAACGCCGAGATCAATCGTTTCGCCCGGCGAGCCGGGACGCGCGTCGGACAAACGATCGCCCGCTTCAAGCGCGGTCGCCGCGAGGCGGCGCGGCGCTCGTCGGCAGGCCGCGACCTGCTCTACCGGCTGGAGGTCGAGTTGACCGACCTTGCCGCCGACTCGTTCCACTCGCTTGCGGTCGATCGTCCGGGGCCCTGCCCGGATTGCGACGGCCGCGACGAAACCGAGGATCGCGAATGCGCTCACTGTCAGGGCACGGGACGCTGCGTGGAGCGCGAGCATCTGCCCGTGCGCGTTCCCGGCGGTACGGCCGACGGAGCCCGGCTGCGCATCTGCGGCAAGGGCGAACGCTCGACGGAGCCCGGCGATCTGGTGGTCGAGGTGCGGGTCAAGCCTGACGAGCGTTTCGCGCTCTCGGGCCTGGACGTGCTGAGCCGACAACAGATTTTATTCACTAGCGCGCTGTCCGGCGGCACGGTCCAGGTGCAGACGATCCACGGCCCGCAGACCATCGAGCTGCCCAAGGCAATGGCCTCGGGCAAGAGCTTCCGCCTCAAGGGCAAGGGGCTGCCCGACCTGCACGGCGAGGCTGACGGCGACCACGTCGTGGAGCTGAACTACCGTGTACCCCGGCTGACCGACGAACAGATCGAGCAACTGCTTTGCTGGGAGCGGCAGGAGGAAATCCGATGA
- the pyrH gene encoding UMP kinase produces MQLEYRRVMLKLSGEALMGDTGYGIDPNTLERVCGELQNAVNLGVELALVIGGGNIFRGIKGAARGMDRPQGDNMGMLATLINGLALQDRMEQIGVSTRLLSAIRCEEVAEPFIRRRAIRHLEKGRVVILAAGLGRPFFTTDTTAALRAAELSCDVIFKGTKVDGVYTADPNLDSSAELIQHISYLEVIQGDLRVMDHTAISLCRENSIPIKVFNMTVPGNIKRALIGEDLGTSIDGEIR; encoded by the coding sequence GTGCAGTTGGAGTACCGCCGCGTAATGCTCAAGCTGTCCGGCGAAGCCCTGATGGGCGATACCGGATACGGCATCGATCCCAACACCCTGGAAAGGGTCTGCGGCGAACTGCAAAACGCCGTCAACCTGGGAGTGGAGTTGGCGCTGGTGATCGGCGGAGGAAATATCTTCCGCGGGATCAAGGGCGCTGCCAGGGGGATGGACCGCCCGCAGGGCGACAACATGGGCATGCTCGCCACCTTGATCAACGGGCTGGCGCTGCAAGATCGCATGGAACAGATCGGCGTGAGCACCCGGCTGCTCAGCGCGATTCGTTGCGAGGAAGTGGCCGAACCGTTCATCCGCCGCCGCGCGATCCGCCATCTGGAAAAGGGGCGCGTGGTGATCCTGGCCGCCGGCCTGGGACGGCCGTTCTTCACAACCGACACCACCGCCGCGTTGAGAGCAGCTGAGCTTAGCTGCGACGTGATCTTCAAGGGAACCAAGGTCGACGGCGTGTACACCGCCGACCCCAACCTCGACAGCTCGGCCGAGTTGATCCAACACATCAGCTACTTGGAAGTGATCCAGGGCGATCTACGGGTGATGGACCACACGGCGATCAGCCTCTGCCGCGAAAATTCGATCCCAATAAAAGTCTTCAACATGACCGTGCCGGGCAATATCAAACGCGCCCTGATCGGGGAGGATCTCGGCACGTCCATCGACGGGGAAATAAGATGA
- a CDS encoding ABC transporter substrate-binding protein: MRCTGGLCLALALLVLCPHSALADEASELFSNAEAAYSAGDFEQALELYRKLVVHHGEARFIDRCLYRVGAIYIRLEDPPKARIYFDKLVREQPQSEFAREALYYRGYCSYEVGEQLKASEDFRAYLDQGPDALRLGQAQLYLGRSLGALGQAGSSLAGFAAAWRILPQSDQRDTSVIEARRVATGLGDDRILLSLLDSLERGPVRDVVAIELARRQIAAGRRDKAQGTLDRADLKQGPASIRLEAQRLRQATLPQRGGTRDVFIGCVLPLSGRLSVYGEQALKGLLLGIGAYDEPQLEDTLIHLLVRDSQGDPNLAAQCVRELAQSDVVAIVGPLLSSEAVTSATEAQRLGIPLITLTRKEHIAGIGDWIFRAFTTDSAQVEELVRYAAEIRKVKRVAVLYPLDRYGETMAADFQREARARGLELVISMGYEPTSVDWHRELRDLKRAGRVDALFIPDFSRTVSVIVPQLMLLTQQPLLLGPSGWNDQHLAAALGEQLFNAVIVDGFFEGATDQATQVFLRDYQRYISGRPDLISASAYDVGRILDRQLSRNPGADRGMLRELLWEVRDFPGVCGPTSFDATGEIRRPLKLLGFGPSGIQSLD, encoded by the coding sequence ATGAGATGCACAGGAGGGCTGTGCCTGGCGCTGGCGCTGCTTGTGCTCTGCCCGCACTCGGCCCTGGCCGACGAGGCGTCGGAACTGTTCTCCAATGCTGAGGCCGCTTATTCCGCCGGCGATTTTGAGCAGGCACTGGAACTCTACCGCAAGCTGGTCGTGCATCATGGAGAGGCGCGGTTCATCGACCGCTGTCTGTATCGCGTGGGTGCGATCTACATCAGGCTCGAGGACCCGCCCAAGGCCCGGATCTACTTTGACAAGCTGGTGCGCGAGCAACCGCAATCGGAGTTCGCGCGCGAGGCGCTGTACTACCGCGGCTACTGCTCATACGAGGTCGGCGAGCAACTCAAGGCATCCGAGGACTTCCGGGCCTACCTCGATCAGGGACCGGACGCGTTGCGGCTGGGACAGGCCCAGCTCTACCTCGGACGCAGCCTGGGCGCCCTGGGACAGGCCGGATCGTCGCTGGCCGGCTTTGCCGCGGCCTGGCGCATCTTGCCCCAGAGCGATCAACGCGATACGAGCGTAATCGAGGCGCGACGCGTGGCCACGGGACTGGGCGACGATCGTATTTTACTTAGTCTGCTCGACAGCCTGGAGCGCGGACCTGTACGCGACGTGGTGGCGATCGAGCTGGCCCGCCGACAGATCGCGGCCGGCCGCCGCGACAAGGCCCAGGGCACCTTGGATCGTGCCGACCTAAAGCAGGGTCCGGCCTCGATCCGCCTCGAGGCCCAGCGGCTGCGACAGGCCACCCTGCCCCAACGCGGGGGCACGCGCGACGTGTTCATCGGCTGCGTGCTGCCGCTGTCCGGACGGCTGAGCGTCTACGGCGAACAGGCGCTCAAGGGGCTGCTGCTGGGCATCGGCGCCTACGACGAGCCGCAGCTCGAGGATACCTTGATCCACCTGCTGGTCCGCGACAGCCAGGGCGACCCGAACTTGGCCGCGCAATGCGTGCGCGAGCTGGCCCAGAGCGACGTTGTGGCGATCGTCGGGCCGCTGCTGAGCTCGGAGGCGGTCACCTCCGCCACCGAGGCCCAGCGCCTCGGGATCCCGTTGATCACGCTCACGCGCAAGGAGCACATCGCCGGGATCGGCGATTGGATCTTCCGCGCCTTTACCACCGACAGCGCGCAGGTCGAGGAGTTGGTGCGCTACGCGGCCGAGATCCGCAAGGTCAAACGCGTGGCCGTTCTCTACCCGCTGGACCGCTACGGCGAGACCATGGCCGCCGATTTCCAGCGTGAGGCGCGCGCGCGCGGCCTTGAGCTGGTGATCAGTATGGGTTACGAGCCGACCTCCGTGGACTGGCACCGCGAGCTGCGCGACCTCAAGCGCGCCGGGCGCGTGGACGCGCTGTTCATCCCCGACTTCAGCCGCACGGTGTCTGTGATCGTCCCACAACTGATGCTGCTGACCCAACAGCCGCTGCTGCTGGGCCCCAGCGGCTGGAATGATCAGCATTTGGCCGCGGCCCTGGGAGAGCAGCTGTTCAACGCGGTAATCGTCGACGGCTTTTTCGAGGGCGCAACCGACCAGGCCACACAGGTTTTTCTGCGCGACTACCAGCGCTACATCAGCGGCCGTCCGGACTTGATCTCGGCCTCGGCCTACGACGTGGGACGCATTCTCGACCGGCAACTGAGTCGCAATCCGGGCGCGGACCGCGGGATGCTGCGCGAACTGCTGTGGGAAGTGCGCGACTTCCCCGGCGTGTGCGGCCCGACCTCCTTCGACGCCACAGGCGAGATCAGGCGTCCGCTCAAGCTGCTGGGCTTCGGCCCCTCGGGCATCCAGTCCCTTGACTGA
- the rpsB gene encoding 30S ribosomal protein S2, producing the protein MPIVSLKTMLEAGVHFGHQTKRWNPKMKRYIFGARNGIYILDLQQTVELFDTAYRFVASRVAMGEKVLFVGTKSQAVDIVVEEAERAGMHWISNRWLGGTLTNYATIKRRIERYKYLEELEPSLKEAEEKVDYTRFNKKSILKLRREKDKLAKNLKGLRDMGRLPGVLFVIDCRKDHLAIHEANLLNIPIVALVDTNTNPEPIDFPVPSNDDAIRAIQLFAGKIADACVEGQKRFEEAVRSRADREGIDVRRSDEMPRPVEFDQQVGFEIVAKRRVPVAESEAPTEEPVAQSEKPGEPTDAQPEKVAEPQKAKSEEPPVQAVEDKADTKETGTKQEVNDEAAAEPKKQADE; encoded by the coding sequence CCCTGAAGACCATGCTCGAGGCCGGGGTCCACTTTGGTCACCAGACCAAACGCTGGAACCCCAAAATGAAGCGCTACATTTTCGGCGCGCGCAACGGAATCTACATCCTCGACCTGCAGCAGACCGTCGAGCTCTTCGACACGGCCTATCGCTTTGTGGCCAGCCGCGTGGCCATGGGCGAGAAAGTGCTGTTCGTCGGCACCAAGAGCCAGGCGGTGGACATCGTGGTGGAGGAGGCCGAGCGCGCGGGCATGCACTGGATCAGCAACCGCTGGCTGGGCGGGACGCTGACCAACTACGCCACAATCAAGCGCCGGATTGAACGCTACAAATACCTCGAGGAGCTTGAGCCGAGTCTGAAAGAGGCCGAAGAGAAGGTCGATTACACACGCTTCAACAAAAAGAGCATCCTCAAGCTGCGGCGCGAGAAAGACAAGCTGGCCAAGAACCTTAAGGGCCTGCGCGACATGGGCCGCCTGCCCGGCGTGTTGTTCGTGATCGACTGCCGCAAGGACCATCTTGCGATCCACGAGGCCAATCTGCTCAACATCCCGATTGTGGCGCTGGTCGATACCAACACCAACCCCGAACCGATCGACTTCCCCGTCCCGAGCAACGACGACGCGATCCGCGCCATCCAGCTGTTCGCCGGCAAGATCGCCGACGCCTGCGTCGAGGGCCAGAAGCGTTTCGAGGAGGCCGTGCGCAGCCGCGCCGACCGCGAGGGAATCGACGTTCGCCGCTCCGACGAAATGCCGCGGCCGGTAGAGTTCGACCAGCAGGTCGGATTCGAGATCGTGGCCAAGCGCCGCGTACCGGTGGCGGAGAGCGAGGCACCGACCGAGGAGCCGGTAGCACAGAGCGAGAAGCCCGGCGAGCCGACCGACGCGCAGCCCGAGAAAGTCGCTGAGCCGCAGAAGGCCAAATCCGAGGAGCCGCCGGTTCAGGCCGTCGAGGACAAGGCCGATACAAAAGAAACAGGTACCAAGCAAGAGGTTAACGACGAGGCTGCCGCCGAGCCCAAAAAACAGGCCGACGAGTAA
- the tsf gene encoding translation elongation factor Ts — MSISVTDVKSLRERTGAGMMDCKKALVECEGELEKAIDWLRTKGLAKAAKRAGRSTAQGVIHSYIHTGGKIGVLLELNCESDFVARTDDFIELAKQLAIHIAASNPLFISKEDVDPKVLAHERDIARAQAIEDGKPEKIIDKIADGRVDKWTKEVCLLDQPFVKDPDKTVGDLLAEAFSKIGEAMSIRRFVRWQVGEQLPE; from the coding sequence ATGAGCATCAGTGTTACTGACGTCAAGTCCCTGCGCGAGCGCACGGGCGCCGGCATGATGGATTGCAAAAAAGCCCTGGTCGAGTGCGAGGGCGAACTGGAAAAAGCTATCGACTGGTTGCGGACCAAGGGCCTGGCCAAGGCCGCCAAGCGGGCCGGACGATCCACAGCCCAGGGTGTAATTCACAGTTACATCCACACCGGCGGTAAGATCGGCGTATTGCTCGAACTCAACTGCGAAAGCGATTTCGTCGCCCGCACTGATGACTTTATCGAGTTGGCCAAGCAGCTGGCGATTCACATCGCTGCCAGCAACCCGTTGTTTATCAGCAAAGAAGACGTCGATCCCAAGGTGCTCGCGCACGAGCGTGATATCGCCCGCGCCCAGGCAATCGAGGACGGCAAGCCCGAGAAGATCATCGACAAAATCGCCGATGGGCGCGTAGATAAATGGACCAAAGAGGTCTGCCTGCTCGACCAGCCGTTCGTCAAGGATCCCGACAAGACCGTCGGCGACCTGCTGGCCGAAGCGTTCTCCAAGATCGGCGAGGCCATGTCAATCCGCCGGTTTGTCCGCTGGCAGGTGGGGGAGCAGCTTCCCGAGTAA
- the frr gene encoding ribosome recycling factor, whose translation MIEDIHHEMIDAMENSLKAYSKELSKIRTGRASLSILDGIRVDYYGTSTPLNQMATLSVPESRLIVIQPYDANIIGDIERAILKSDLGLNPNSDGRVVRIAFPPLTEDRRKDLVKLVKKMNEDCKIQLRHHRREANEMLKELEKSGDVSEDDARKGQERVQKTIDEYSEKADEILKRKEQEIMEV comes from the coding sequence ATGATTGAAGATATCCACCACGAGATGATCGATGCGATGGAGAACTCGCTCAAGGCCTACTCCAAAGAGCTCTCCAAAATCCGTACCGGCCGCGCCAGCCTCTCGATTCTCGACGGCATTCGCGTCGACTACTACGGCACGTCCACTCCGCTAAATCAGATGGCCACCCTCTCGGTGCCCGAGAGCCGCTTGATCGTGATCCAGCCCTACGACGCCAACATCATCGGCGACATCGAACGCGCGATCCTTAAAAGCGACCTGGGTCTCAATCCCAACTCCGACGGCCGGGTGGTGCGCATCGCCTTCCCGCCGCTGACCGAGGACCGTCGCAAGGATCTGGTCAAGCTGGTTAAAAAGATGAACGAGGATTGCAAAATCCAGCTTAGGCACCACCGCCGCGAGGCCAACGAGATGCTCAAGGAACTCGAGAAAAGCGGCGACGTCAGCGAGGACGATGCGCGCAAGGGCCAGGAGCGCGTGCAGAAGACCATCGATGAATACTCCGAGAAGGCCGACGAAATTCTCAAGCGCAAGGAACAGGAGATCATGGAGGTCTAA
- a CDS encoding ATP-dependent DNA helicase, protein MTDLTQIFGPEGPLARKLPGFEPRPGQARMAQLVLQALSDNETSLIEAGTGTGKTLAYLVPAILLGSRVVISTGTKTLQGQLVDKDIPGLRRAGFKFEYALMKGRGNYLCPQRLDHFLAEPLLDVAAEAKLVKPFASWAAKTKTGDRAELTDFPDNLRFWNQVCSTSNHCLGSTCSFFTTCFVARMRQAAARADLVIVNHHLYFADLSLRLTSPSGVIPEHKAVIFDEAHGLEEVATEHFGTMFSGLRLSELTRDLRSFLSALKLSPPTVIRAASALESRSKALFKLVDKLPGNDRFRLEDQQLDKLGKAAGQNVLDSLSALGDELRRAMPQTRPAELETIVRRGRELHADLCLILDSQDRERVRWVERRPRGSLLNASPIEVADQLRENLLSVGNGIVLTSATLTTGNNFGFLKQRLGIDYETLDLVIPPIFDFARQTRLYLPRDLPEPNDSQFVEALTTRLVEFLRATSGRALVLFTSYRNMLGVRERLPHDLPFRVLLQGEGTKNALLEQFRDDRSSVLLATASFWQGVDVVGESLSAVFIDKLPFASPGEPIIAARIEAARARQQDPFWTFQVPSAILALRQGLGRLIRSRDDRGVLAIADVRLHTRRYGRKIIAGLPPSPQVSEISPLREFLEQPLDPSATD, encoded by the coding sequence TTGACTGACCTGACGCAGATCTTCGGCCCCGAGGGACCGCTGGCCCGAAAGCTGCCCGGGTTCGAGCCGCGTCCGGGTCAGGCGCGGATGGCGCAACTGGTGCTGCAGGCCCTGTCCGATAACGAGACCTCGCTGATCGAGGCCGGCACCGGCACAGGCAAGACCCTGGCCTACCTGGTCCCGGCGATCCTGCTGGGCAGCCGGGTCGTAATCAGTACCGGCACCAAGACCCTGCAGGGGCAGCTGGTCGACAAGGACATCCCTGGTTTGCGGCGCGCGGGCTTCAAGTTCGAGTACGCGCTGATGAAGGGGCGCGGCAACTACCTGTGCCCGCAACGGCTCGATCATTTTTTAGCCGAACCGCTGCTCGATGTGGCCGCGGAGGCGAAGTTGGTTAAACCCTTCGCAAGCTGGGCCGCTAAAACCAAGACCGGCGACCGCGCCGAACTGACCGATTTTCCGGACAACCTGCGTTTCTGGAATCAGGTCTGCTCGACCTCCAATCACTGTCTGGGCTCGACATGTTCCTTTTTCACGACATGCTTCGTCGCGCGCATGCGCCAGGCCGCGGCGCGCGCCGACCTGGTGATCGTCAACCACCACCTGTACTTCGCCGACCTGTCGCTACGACTCACCTCCCCCAGCGGAGTGATCCCCGAGCACAAGGCCGTGATCTTCGACGAGGCGCACGGGCTCGAGGAGGTGGCCACCGAGCACTTCGGCACGATGTTCTCCGGGTTGCGCCTAAGCGAGCTGACGCGCGACTTGCGTTCGTTTCTCAGCGCGCTCAAGCTCTCGCCGCCGACGGTGATCCGCGCGGCTTCAGCATTGGAAAGCCGCTCTAAGGCGCTGTTCAAACTCGTGGATAAGCTGCCGGGCAACGACCGCTTTCGCCTCGAGGATCAACAGCTCGATAAGTTGGGCAAGGCCGCGGGCCAGAACGTGCTCGACTCGCTTAGTGCCCTGGGCGACGAGCTGCGCCGGGCTATGCCCCAGACGCGTCCCGCGGAACTCGAGACGATCGTGCGACGTGGCCGCGAGCTGCACGCAGACCTGTGCTTGATCCTCGACAGCCAGGACCGTGAACGCGTGCGTTGGGTCGAACGCCGGCCGCGCGGCAGCCTGCTCAACGCCAGCCCGATCGAGGTCGCCGATCAGCTGCGCGAAAATCTGCTTTCGGTCGGCAACGGCATCGTGCTCACCTCGGCCACTCTGACCACGGGCAACAACTTCGGCTTTCTCAAGCAGCGCCTGGGCATCGACTACGAGACCCTCGACCTGGTGATCCCGCCGATCTTCGACTTCGCCCGCCAGACGCGGCTCTACCTGCCGCGCGACCTGCCCGAGCCCAACGATTCGCAGTTCGTCGAGGCCCTGACCACGCGGCTGGTCGAATTTCTGCGAGCCACGTCGGGCCGCGCACTGGTGCTGTTCACCAGCTACCGCAACATGCTCGGCGTGCGCGAACGCCTGCCCCACGACCTGCCGTTCCGCGTGCTGCTCCAGGGCGAGGGCACGAAGAACGCGCTGCTCGAACAGTTTCGCGACGACCGCAGCTCGGTGCTGCTGGCCACGGCATCGTTTTGGCAGGGAGTGGACGTGGTCGGAGAAAGTCTGAGCGCGGTGTTCATCGACAAGCTGCCGTTCGCCAGCCCCGGAGAGCCGATCATCGCCGCGCGGATCGAGGCCGCGCGTGCGCGACAGCAGGATCCGTTCTGGACCTTCCAAGTGCCCTCGGCGATCCTCGCGCTGCGCCAAGGGCTAGGCCGCCTGATCCGCAGCCGCGACGACCGCGGCGTACTGGCGATCGCCGATGTGCGCCTGCACACGCGGCGCTACGGCCGCAAGATCATCGCCGGCCTGCCGCCCTCGCCCCAGGTGAGCGAGATCTCACCGCTACGCGAGTTTCTCGAACAACCATTGGACCCATCCGCTACTGATTGA